From a region of the Gemmatimonadales bacterium genome:
- a CDS encoding UbiA family prenyltransferase encodes MTDPARTRNLFRRLGYRLLPGDAFAYVLHLRPAEWPIMAAHTLLGVVLAVGLVPFLHGARWGSAALVLVIWVACLNGGTLALNSVFDQDEGDIGYLRSPPRPPARLLEFSLGLLVAGQLLAFLLPRATAGAYAVCFVMSLAYSVPPFRFKAVAGVDWLINMWGFGAFTPYAGWAATGRPLDLVHGLVIVAFCPLFAALYPLTQIYQFDEDQRRGDRTLALILGLRLSLVVAIAMMVLAFLLFGFAALRGYAAPWKWAALAVALAAWLWVLVPWYRR; translated from the coding sequence ATGACCGACCCCGCGCGCACCCGCAACCTGTTCCGCCGCCTCGGCTACCGGCTGCTGCCGGGCGACGCCTTCGCCTACGTGCTGCACCTCAGGCCGGCCGAGTGGCCGATCATGGCCGCGCACACCCTGCTCGGCGTCGTCCTGGCCGTCGGCCTCGTGCCGTTCCTCCACGGCGCGCGGTGGGGCAGTGCGGCGCTCGTGCTGGTGATCTGGGTCGCGTGCCTCAACGGCGGCACGCTGGCGCTGAACAGCGTGTTCGACCAGGACGAGGGCGACATCGGCTACCTCCGCTCGCCGCCGCGCCCGCCGGCGCGGCTGCTGGAGTTCTCGCTCGGCCTGCTGGTGGCGGGCCAGCTGCTGGCGTTCCTGCTGCCGCGTGCGACCGCGGGCGCCTACGCCGTCTGCTTCGTGATGAGCCTGGCCTACTCGGTGCCGCCGTTCCGCTTCAAGGCGGTGGCGGGGGTGGACTGGCTCATCAACATGTGGGGCTTCGGCGCGTTCACGCCGTACGCCGGGTGGGCGGCGACGGGCCGGCCGCTGGACCTGGTGCACGGCCTGGTGATCGTCGCATTCTGTCCGCTGTTCGCCGCCCTGTACCCGCTGACGCAGATCTACCAGTTCGACGAGGACCAGCGGCGGGGCGACCGCACGCTGGCGTTGATCCTCGGCCTGCGGCTGAGCCTGGTGGTGGCGATCGCGATGATGGTGCTGGCCTTCCTGCTGTTCGGCTTCGCGGCGCTGCGCGGCTACGCGGCGCCGTGGAAGTGGGCCGCGCTCGCGGTCGCGCTGGCGGCGTGGCTGTGGGTGCTGGTGCCGTGGTACCGGCG
- a CDS encoding methyltransferase: MGVACRVVGKWAFAAVVAAILILLFTGNLLSRSPVVIVLQVAALAVAAWARRSFPPATFSVTAEPRGGAVIEKGPYRWVRHPQYSAVLILIWAGVLSHLSALSLAVGVVVAVVASLRIVCEERQLVETLPGYADYARRTRRLIPFVI, translated from the coding sequence GTGGGAGTCGCGTGCCGGGTCGTCGGGAAGTGGGCGTTCGCCGCCGTCGTGGCGGCCATCCTGATCCTGTTGTTCACGGGGAACCTGCTCTCCCGCTCGCCGGTGGTGATCGTGCTGCAGGTCGCGGCGTTGGCGGTAGCGGCGTGGGCGCGGCGCAGCTTCCCGCCCGCGACCTTCAGCGTCACGGCCGAGCCCCGCGGCGGCGCCGTGATCGAGAAGGGACCGTATCGCTGGGTGCGGCATCCCCAGTACTCCGCGGTGCTGATCCTGATCTGGGCGGGCGTGCTGTCGCACCTGTCGGCGCTGAGCCTGGCGGTGGGCGTCGTCGTCGCCGTGGTGGCGTCGCTGCGGATCGTGTGCGAGGAGCGGCAGCTGGTGGAGACGCTCCCGGGCTACGCGGACTACGCCCGCCGCACCAGGCGCCTGATCCCGTTCGTGATCTGA